A single window of Nicotiana sylvestris chromosome 3, ASM39365v2, whole genome shotgun sequence DNA harbors:
- the LOC138888418 gene encoding uncharacterized mitochondrial protein AtMg00810-like has product MVTVRSVVAFALASGWFIFQIDVHNAFLLGDLLEKAPRQWNLKLTSALKDMGFVQSHYDYSLFMQRVGGDLIVILVYIDDLLVTGNNVKLIHQVRIDLQARFKMKDLGELKFFLGIEFFKSKEGILMNQRKYALEFVSEMGLAGSKPVDTPLEFNHKLTSVAFDEFMNKGEASTDVQLEDPGSYQRLVGRLLYLTMTRPDIAFVVQVLSQHMHASKQSHLGAAIRVVKYINGTAGLGLFMLAKGNKELVAYCGSDWGSCVETRKSITGYIVKFGEAVISWKSKKQSTISRSSAESEFKSMAATVAEVTWLVGLFGELGIAVTNPVQLFCDSKAAIQITAHPIFHERTKHFDIDCHFVREKIQSGQIQTQHIGTKKQHTDLLTKSLCKPQHEYLISKLGMKNLFHSSA; this is encoded by the exons ATGGTGACAGTAAGGTCTGTGGTGGCTTTTGCTTTAGCATCTGGATGGTTCATTTTTCAAATAGATGTGCACAATGCTTTCCTCCTAGGAGACCTTCTTGAGAAA GCTCCCAGACAATGGAACCTGAAGCTGACTTCTGCTCTCAAGGATATGGGATTTGTTCAATCTCATTATGATTACTCACTCTTCATGCAAAGGGTAGGTGGTGATCTAATAGTAATCTTAGTGTATATTGATGACCTATTGGTCACTGGGAACAATGTGAAGCTCATTCATCAAGTGAGAATAGACTTGCAGGCTAGATTTAAAATGAAGGACTTGGGGGAATTAAAGTTCTTTCTGGGAATTGAGTTCTTTAAATCTAAGGAAGGCATTctgatgaatcaaaggaaatatgcTCTTGAGTTTGTGTCTGAGATGGGATTGGCTGGCAGTAAGCCTGTTGATACACCTCTTGAGTTTAATCATAAACTCACCTCAGTAGCATTTGATGAATTTATGAACAAAGGGGAAGCCTCTACAGATGTACAACTTGAGGACCCAGGAAGCTATCAAAGACTTGTTGGTAGACTGTTGTACCTGACAATGACAAGGCCAGACATTGCCTTTGTTGTTCAGGTATTGAGTCAACATATGCATGCTTCTAAGCAGTCACATTTGGGAGCAGCTATAAGAGTAGTCAAGTACATCAATGGAACTGCAGGTTTGGGCCTGTTTATGCTAGCAAAAGGTAATAAGGAACTAGTTGCCTATTGTGGTTCAGACTGGGGTTCGTGTGTGGAAACAAGGAAATCCATCACTGGTTATATAGTCAAGTTTGGTGAAGCTGTAATTTCCTGGAAGTCTAAGAAACAAAGCACAATTTCCAGGAGCTCAGCAGAATCAGAATTCAAGAGTATGGCAGCTACTGTTGCTGAAGTCACTTGGCTAGTTGGTTTATTTGGAGAGCTTGGAATTGCAGTAACCAATCCTGTGCAGTTGTTCTGTGATAGTAAGGCTGCTATACAGATTACAGCACATCCCATATTCCATGAAAGAACAAAACACTTTGATATTGATTGTCACTTTGTAAGGGAGAAAATTCAGAGTGGTCAAATTCAAACACAACACATAGGGACTAAAAAACAACATACTGATCTACTTACCAAGAGTCTATGCAAACCACAACATGAGTATTTGATTAGCAAGCTGGGAATGAAGAACCTTTTCCATTCATCAGCTTGA